A genome region from Arachis duranensis cultivar V14167 chromosome 8, aradu.V14167.gnm2.J7QH, whole genome shotgun sequence includes the following:
- the LOC107463203 gene encoding uncharacterized protein LOC107463203, translating to MSGVSLATAPTVVSEQKVATTEGTSTNQKTPAKPSGGIMGSLRMIELQLVAFILVFSASGLVPILDLIFPAFSTLYILALSQFAFPSHESSSSSSSFQQEIFKGSKLFRMYVIVGTAVGLFLPLAYVLGGFARGDEHAVRSATPHLFLLSCQILTENVISGLSLFSPPVRALVPMIYTVRRIFVDVDWIHDVWLNKTLSATASLQDIIWYWFGKGLAVANLGYFSMNLFFFLIPRFLPRAFEKYLQQKGEIYAKSAEEKRSSPITKSQSSEKKTE from the exons atgtcAGGTGTGTCTCTAGCTACCGCTCCTACAGTAGTGTCAGAACAAAAAGTGGCTACAACAGAAGGAACAAGCACAAACCAGAAAACTCCTGCAAAACCTTCTGGGGGCATAATGGGGTCATTGAGAATGATAGAACTTCAACTTGTTGCATTCATATTAGTTTTCTCAGCAAGTGGACTTGTTCCAATTCTTGATCTTATCTTCCCTGCATTTTCAACTCTATACATATTAGCACTCTCACAATTTGCATTCCCATCACATgaatcttcatcatcatcatcatcatttcagCAAGAGATCTTTAAGGGTAGCAAGTTGTTTAGGATGTATGTGATTGTTGGAACAGCAGTGGGTTTGTTCTTGCcattggcttatgttcttggtgGATTTGCAAGAGGGGATGAGCATGCTGTGAGGTCAGCAACACCACATTTGTTCTTGTTGTCATGTCAGATTCTCACTGAGAATGTTATTAGTGGATTGTCTTTGTTTTCACCTCCGGTGAGGGCGCTGGTGCCCATGATTTACACTGTCAGGAGGATCTTTGTTGATGTTGATTGGATTCATGATGTTTGGCTTAACAAGACTTTGTCTGCAACTGCAAGCCTTCAG GACATAATATGGTATTGGTTTGGGAAGGGTCTTGCAGTGGCAAACTTGGGATATTTCTCCATGAATCTGTTTTTTTTCTTGATACCAAGGTTCCTTCCCAGAGCTTTTGAGAAGTATTTGCAACAGAAGGGAGAGATTTATGCCAAGTCAGCAGAGGAAAAGAGGTCTTCACCAATCACCAAATCCCAATCTTCAGAGAAGAAGACAGAATAA